One stretch of Daphnia pulicaria isolate SC F1-1A chromosome 8, SC_F0-13Bv2, whole genome shotgun sequence DNA includes these proteins:
- the LOC124310939 gene encoding perilipin-4-like, with the protein MDSKQVDIQQPIGKQPDPKEAKQFTTVTHVEGEVEPAVETENKPSFLESVLSTVKPSSTENKPEITHEDIQKADAKVGESARGLLGTIRDTYTQKKHDLMETAAGAKESVESTVSESLHSLSETAAHAQEYVMDTLSGGKQAVVDTVTGAKDTSVNAATGAKDYVKDTLMGAKDTTYDAASKTGEKLESARSKIAEKGHDAKEYVKESAKGAKDSLKESVAGAKDTIKEKAEGAKESVLGAKDSLKESAEGAKDTMKEKAEGAKETVQQSAEGAKESAKETGSNVTERGREGVESMKESSEKPEGHHESRGILGTLRDMLTPEFAETPKAPEGTKSNADIAKETKESVKEDATGIKDTVMGKGREAKDALKEKATDVKESLQETGSNISKKGKDVKEGFQNLGERAEEKLEGARSNIAEKKQEKEAELKEAESEAPKKGKGFVESIRDWVRPATEKAQDVGHSMKEAASETGHDVKESSKKAGSKIADKGHEVKESAKETATGAKEKLEDTGSRIAEKGRDTAESAKDVASRGVESAKETGSKAADKGHEAKEKVKNVASKGVESAKEAASKATDKGRDVKESAKDTASEAKEYVKDTGSSMADKGRDAVESAKNLASRGVDTAKEAASKVADKGHDAKEYVKDVGSKIADKGRDVKDSAKDSVSRAKEYVKDTGSSMAERGRDTVESAKDMASRGVESAKEAGSKAADKGHEMKESAKDMASRGVESAKEAGSKVADKGHEMKESAKDMASRGVESAKEAGSKAADKGHEMKESAKDMASRGAESAKEVGSKAAEKGHEMKESAKEMASRGKESAKQTSDEVAGKGHEAKESMKEAGSKIAEKGHEGKETAKDYASAAKRSTNAEKKSEEGKSTTNIQGVQEFPKETGSKEIWSSGSETAIKSGKIDEKPVLEHREIWQEPEHGKLTTDTIRDTHTSRNE; encoded by the exons ATGGATTCTAAACAAGTGGATATTCAGCAGCCCATCGGGAAACAGCCCGACCCCAAGGAAGCTAAGCAGTTCACAACTGTTACCCACGTCGAAGGGGAAGTTG AACCGGCGGTTGAGACTGAGAACAAACCCTCATTCCTTGAGAGTGTTCTTAGTACAGTAAAGCCAAGTTCAACTGAAAACAAACCAG AAATAACCCATGAAGATATTCAGAAAGCTGATGCTAAAGTTGGAGAATCGGCTCGTGGCTTGCTGGGCACTATTCGCGACACTTACACCCAGAAGAAACACG ACTTGATGGAAACCGCTGCCGGAGCCAAGGAGTCTGTTGAGAGCACCGTAAGCGAAAGTCTCCATA GTCTATCGGAAACCGCAGCACATGCACAGGAATATGTTATGGACACACTTTCAGGTGGCAAACAAG CTGTCGTGGACACAGTGACTGGTGCCAAAGATACGTCCGTAAATGCTGCGACGGGTGCCAAAGACTACGTTAAGGATACACTTATGGGTGCGAAGGATACAACTTATGATGCGGCTTCTAAAACCGGAGAGAAGTTGGAAAGTGCGCGTTCCAAAATTGCCGAAAAAGGACATG acgCAAAGGAGTACGTCAAAGAATCGGCTAAAGGAGCTAAAGATTCTCTTAAGGAATCGGTTGCAGGGGCTAAGGATACGATCAAGGAGAAGGCTGAAGGAGCCAAAGAATCCGTTTTAGGAGCTAAAGATTCGCTTAAAGAATCGGCTGAAGGAGCCAAGGATACGATGAAGGAAAAGGCTGAAGGAGCCAAGGAAACTGTCCAACAATCGGCTGAAGGAGCGAAGGAATCTGCCAAAGAGACCGGTTCCAACGTAACAGAAAGAGGCCGAG AGGGTGTAGAGTCAATGAAGGAGTCTTCCGAGAAACCCGAAGGACATCACGAAAGCAGAGGTATTTTGGGAACACTCCGTGACATGCTAACACCCGAATTCGCTGAAACGCCAAAGG CTCCCGAAGGAACGAAATCCAACGCAGACATCGCCAAGG AAACCAAGGAATCGGTAAAAGAAGACGCTACTGGCATTAAAGATACAGTGATGGGAAAAGGGCGTG AAGCTAAGGATGCATTGAAAGAAAAGGCCACGGACGTTAAGGAATCACTGCAAGAGACGGGCTCTAATATATCGAAGAAAGGAAAAG ATGTCAAAGAAGGATTCCAAAATCTAGGCGAGAGGGCAGAAGAAAAACTGGAAGGTGCTCGATCTAATATCGCGGAAAAGAAACAAG AAAAAGAAGCCGAGTTGAAGGAAGCGGAATCGGAGGCACCTAAGAAAGGCAAAGGCTTTGTGGAGTCCATTCGTGATTGGGTACGACCTGCCACAGAGAAAGCTCAAG ATGTGGGCCATTCGATGAAAGAAGCCGCTTCTGAAACCGGTCAtg ATGTCAAGGAGTCATCGAAAAAAGCTGGTTCCAAAATTGCCGACAAAGGACATG AAGTGAAAGAGTCGGCGAAAGAGACTGCTACCGGAGCTAAGGAAAAGTTAGAAGATACCGGCTCGAGAATTGCTGAGAAAGGACGTG ACACGGCTGAATCGGCCAAGGACGTTGCTTCTAGAGGAGTAGAATCGGCTAAAGAGACAGGTTCCAAAGCCGCTGATAAAGGACACG AAGCGAAAGAGAAGGTAAAAAATGTCGCATCGAAAGGAGTTGAGTCGGCCAAAGAAGCCGCTTCCAAAGCCACTGACAAAGGACGTG ATGTTAAAGAGTCGGCGAAAGACACCGCTTCTGAAGCTAAAGAGTATGTAAAAGATACTGGCTCTAGCATGGCAGACAAAGGGCGTG ATGCGGTTGAATCGGCAAAAAACTTGGCTTCAAGGGGAGTGGATACGGCCAAAGAAGCCGCCTCTAAAGTAGCTGACAAAGGACATG ATGCGAAGGAATACGTGAAAGACGTCGGTTCCAAAATCGCCGACAAAGGACGTG ACGTTAAAGATTCTGCGAAAGACTCTGTTTCTCGAGCTAAAGAGTATGTCAAAGACACTGGGTCTAGCATGGCGGAGAGAGGACGTG ATACAGTGGAGTCGGCTAAGGATATGGCTTCTAGAGGAGTAGAATCGGCCAAAGAAGCTGGTTCGAAGGCTGCTGATAAAGGACACGAGATGAAAGAATCTGCCAAAGATATGGCTTCTAGAGGAGTAGAATCGGCCAAAGAAGCTGGTTCAAAGGTTGCTGATAAAGGACACGAGATGAAAGAATCTGCCAAAGATATGGCTTCTAGAGGAGTAGAATCGGCCAAAGAAGCTGGTTCGAAGGCTGCTGATAAAGGACATGAGATGAAAGAATCTGCCAAAGATATGGCGTCCAGGGGAGCAGAGTCAGCCAAAGAAGTTGGTTCGAAGGCCGCTGAAAAAGGACATGAGATGAAAGAATCTGCCAAAGAAATGGCGTCTAGGGGAAAAGAATCAGCTAAGCAAACAAGCGATGAGGTAGCTGGAAAAGGCCATG AGGCCAAAGAATCGATGAAAGAAGCCGGTTCAAAGATCGCCGAAAAAGGTCATG aaggaaaagaaacggcAAAGGATTATGCCTCCGCAGCCAAACGCTCAACTAAcgctgaaaaaaaatcag AGGAAGGAAAATCGACTACAAATATTCAAGGAGTTCAAGAATTTCCCAAGGAAACCGGCAGTAAGGAGATATGGAGCAGTG GATCCGAAACGGCCATTAAAAGCGGAAAAATTG ATGAAAAGCCGGTCCTGGAGCACCGCGAAATTTGGCAGGAACCCGAACATGGCAAATTGACAACCGATACTATTCGTGATACACACACCTCAA GGAACGAGTGA
- the LOC124311923 gene encoding uncharacterized protein LOC124311923 — MAASVRNKLLTCVFSFGRILNQQAIRSQLSPSKCFQPINVVASIHTTSFKQSNLMAFFDDPKNFGAQEVKSGRPWTLDELRIKSNVDLQKLWFVLLKERNMLFTMEHNCREDCRLFPSPERIDKVQDSMRRIEEIVHERNDAFWQLEIGEKAPNPRAVKTLDPDDPLATVREAMEAVTQVKDGATLKFQYLMKEKELRMQNRKVKLHEREAAMLLKRFPNLDKEALQAKYPDVNIQKLKFNKKTRGSHEFNTREFPVLLYLRQIKNFEHVTQTHQHRRTYKVMGAKPTTLLSLEDIDECCELTYFSRRDIIRLFDRFYRINPNAVKANPFGVRLPAADIFASIEELKCNPFRQRLAFVFSSKQDDCFSFDDFVDLASAFCEKAPASVRASFAFRIYDFDNDGLLTASDLGRLIDFLTCASENSPKLLERDEVVGYILEEAGVEGNRSINEAEFQLVVKKLPDFATSFKLIM; from the exons ATGGCCGCCTCCGTGAGAAATAAGCTACTTAcgtgtgtgttttcttttggccGAATATTAAATCAGCAAGCAATACGTAGTCAATTATCACCTTCAAAATG TTTTCAACCGATAAACGTTGTCGCTTCCATCCACACGACTTCATTCAAGCAATCCAACTTAATGGCATTCTTCGATGATCCAAAGAATTTTGGAGCACAGGAAGTAAAAAGTGGACGTCCGTGGACTTTAGATGAGCTTCGAATCAAAAGTAATGTTGATCTCCAAAAATTATG GTTTGTGCTGCTGAAGGAACGGAATATGCTGTTTACAATGGAACACAATTGCCGAGAAGATTGCAGGCTGTTCCCTTCACCAGAAAGAATTGACAAAGTTCAAGACAGTATGAGAAGGATAGAAGAAATTGTACATGAAAGAAATGATGCTTTTTGGCAACTGGAAATTGGAGAAAAAGCACCAAATCCTAGAGCAGTGAAAACTTTAGATCCTGATGATCCGTTAGCTACTGTTCGTGAAGCAATGGAAGCAGTGACACAAGTAAAGGATGGTGCAACTCTCAAGTTTCAATATTTAATGAAGGAGAAAGAACTGAGAATGCAGAATAGGAAAGTGAA ACTTCATGAGAGAGAAGCAGCGATGCTCCTTAAACGTTTTCCTAATTTGGATAAGGAAGCGCTACAAGCCAAGTATCCTGATGTCAACATCCAGAAACTAAAGTTCAATAAGAAAACTCGTGGGAGTCACGAATTTAATACT CGTGAATTTCCCGTTTTGTTGTATTTGAGacagatcaaaaattttgaacaCGTGACGCAGACCCACCAGCATAGGAGAACTTACAAAGTAATGGGAGCTAAACCAACCACTTTATTATCACTGGAAGATATCGATGAATGCT GCGAACTCACTTACTTCAGCCGCAGAGATATCATTCG ATTGTTTGACCGGTTTTACCGTATCAACCCGAATGCCGTAAAAGCCAATCCATTCGGAGTCCGACTTCCAGCGGCGGATATTTTCGCTTCGATTGAAGAGCTCAAG TGCAATCCGTTCCGACAGCGCCTAGCATTCGTTTTCTCTTCTAAGCAGGACGATTGTTTCTCTTTCGACGACTTTGTCGATCTGGCTTCc GCCTTTTGTGAGAAGGCTCCAGCTAGCGTCCGTGCATCTTTCGCATTTAGAATTTACG ATTTCGACAACGACGGTCTATTAACAGCCTCTGATCTCGGGAGACTTATCGATTTCTTAACATGTGCCTCAGAGAATTCCCCGAAATTATTGGAACGGGACGAAGTCGTCGGCTAC ATTCTAGAAGAGGCCGGAGTAGAAGGCAATCGTTCGATTAACGAAGCTGAGTTTCAACTTGTCGTGAAGAAGTTACCAGACTTTGCTACCTCTTTCAAGCTCATTAtgtaa